One Felis catus isolate Fca126 chromosome D1, F.catus_Fca126_mat1.0, whole genome shotgun sequence DNA segment encodes these proteins:
- the LOC101083291 gene encoding olfactory receptor 56B1-like: MSASLKGSNSSKFQVSEFILMGLPGIHSWQHWLSLPLAILYLSAIGANILILVTICQDPALQQPMYSFLGILSVVDMGLATTIMPKILAIFWFDAKVISLLECFAQIYAIHCFVGMESGIFLCMAFDRYIAICHPLRYPSIVTETLILRATVFMVLRNGLLSLPMPVLAAQRNYCSRNEIEHCLCSNLGVTSLACDDWRPNSICQLVLAWLGMGSDLGLIILSYILILRSVLKLNSAEAASKALSTCSSHLILILFFYTVVVVISVTHLAETKVPLVPVLLNVLHNIIPPSLNPMVYALRTKELRAGFQKVFCLSLEKKTRHQRPSP; this comes from the coding sequence ATGTCTGCATCTCTGAAAGGCTCTAATAGCTCCAAGTTCCAGGTGTCTGAGTTCATCTTGATGGGACTCCCAGGCATTCACAGCTGGCAACACTGGCTCTCTTTACCATTGGCAATACTCTACCTCTCAGCAATTGGTGCTAATATCCTCATCCTTGTCACCATCTGCCAGGACCCTGCTCTTCAGCAGCCCATGTACTCTTTCCTAGGCATCCTCTCTGTGGTGGACATGGGCCTGGCCACCACCATCATGCCCAAGATCTTGGCCATCTTCTGGTTTGATGCGAAGGTCATCAGCCTTCTTGAGTGTTTTGCTCAGATCTATGCCATTCACTGCTTTGTGGGCATGGAGTCTGGTATCTTCCTCTGCATGGCTTTTGATAGATACATAGCTATTTGTCACCCTCTTCGCTACCCATCAATTGTCACCGAGACCTTAATCTTAAGAGCTACTGTGTTCATGGTACTAAGAAACGGTTTGCTTTCCCTTCCAATGCCAGTGCTAGCAGCCCAGCGTAATTATTGTTCCAGGAACGAGATTGAGCACTGTCTGTGCTCTAACCTTGGGGTCACCAGCCTGGCTTGTGACGACTGGAGGCCAAACAGCATCTGCCAATTGGTTCTGGCATGGCTTGGAATGGGGAGTGACCTAGGTCTTATAATATTGTCATACATTTTGATTCTGCGCTCTGTACTTAAACTGAATTCTGCTGAAGCTGCCTCCAAAGCTCTGAGCACTTGTAGCTCCCATCTCATCCTTATTCTATTCTTCTACACTGTTGTTGTAGTGATTTCAGTAACTCATCTGGCAGAAACTAAGGTCCCTTTGGTTCCAGTTCTACTCAATGTGCTGCACAACATCATCCCCCCTTCCCTCAACCCTATGGTTTATGCACTTAGGACTAAAGAACTTAGGGCAGGCTTCCAAAAGGTGTTTTGTTTGagcttagaaaagaaaacaaggcaccAGAGACCTTCTCCATGA
- the LOC101096411 gene encoding olfactory receptor 52N4, giving the protein MLMLNKTNWTPASFILNGVPGLEDMHLWISFPFCSMYAVAMVGNCGLLYLIHLEDSLHRPMYYFLAMLSLTDIVMCSSTIPKALSIFWCHLKEIGFGECLVQMFFVHTFTGMESGVLMLMALDRYVAICYPLRYSTILTNPVIAKVGLATFLRGVFLIIPFTFLTKRLPYCRGNIIPHTYCDHMSVAKLSCGNIKANVIYGLMVALLIGGFDILCITVSYTMILRAVVSLSSADARQKAFSTCTAHICAIVFSYSPAFFSFFSHRFGGHTIPPSCHIIVANIYLLLPPTMNPIVYGVKTKQIRDCVIRIFSGSKDIKSHSI; this is encoded by the coding sequence ATGCTAATGCTGAATAAAACAAACTGGACTCCAGCCTCATTCATTCTTAATGGAGTCCCAGGACTGGAAGACATGCACCTGTGGATTTCTTTCCCATTCTGCTCCATGTATGCTGTGGCAATGGTAGGGAATTGTGGGCTTCTCTACCTCATCCACTTAGAGGACTCCCTGCACAGGCCCATGTATTACTTTTTAGCTATGCTTTCCCTAACTGATATTGTCATGTGCTCTAGTACAATCCCTAAAGCTCTCAGCATCTTCTGGTGTCATCTCAAAGAAATTGGCTTTGGTGAATGTCTGGTACAGATGTTCTTTGTCCACACCTTCACAGGGATGGAGTCTGGGGTGCTCATGCTTATGGCCCTGGACCGTTATGTGGCCATCTGTTACCCTCTGCGCTATTCAACTATCCTCACCAATCCTGTCATTGCAAAGGTTGGGCTTGCTACTTTCCTGAGAGGGGTGTTCCTCATCATTCCCTTCACTTTCCTTACCAAGCGCCTGCCCTACTGCAGAGGGAATATAATTCCTCACACCTACTGTGACCACATGTCTGTAGCCAAGTTATCCTGTGGAAATATCAAGGCCAATGTCATCTATGGTCTGATGGTTGCCCTCCTGATTGGGGGCTTTGACATCTTGTGCATCACAGTCTCCTACACCATGATCCTCCGGGCAGTGGTGAGCCTCTCCTCAGCAGATGCTCGGCAGAAGGCTTTCAGCACCTGCACTGCCCACATCTGTGCCATCGTTTTCTCCTACAGTCcagccttcttctccttcttttcccacCGCTTTGGGGGCCACACAATCCCTCCATCTTGCCACATCATTGTGGCCAATATTTATCTGCTCCTGCCTCCCACTATGAACCCTATTGTCTATGGAGTGAAAACCAAGCAGATACGCGACTGTGTCATAAGGATCTTTTCAGGTTCTAAGGACATCAAATCCCACAGCATATAA
- the LOC101083542 gene encoding olfactory receptor 52N4-like — protein MIILNQTDVTPASFILNGIPGLEDMHMWISFPFCSMYAVAMVGNCGLLYLIYYEDSLHRSMYYFLAMLSLTDLVMCSSTIPKALSIFWCHLKEIRFEECLVQMFFIHTFTGMESGVLMLMALDRYVAICYPLRYSTILTNPVIAKVGLATFLRAVFLIIPLIFLTKRLPYCKGNIIHHTYCDQLSVAKLSCGNIKANVIYGLVAAFLIGGFDILCITVSYTMILRAVVSLSSADARQKAFSTCTAHICAIVFSYSPAFFCFFFNRFGSHTIPPSCHIIVANIYLLLPPTMNPIVYGVKTKQIRDCVIRIFSGSKKIKSYST, from the coding sequence ATGATAATTCTGAACCAAACAGATGTGACCCCAGCCTCATTCATTCTTAATGGGATCCCAGGACTGGAGGACATGCACATGTGGATTTCCTTCCCATTCTGCTCCATGTATGCTGTGGCAATGGTAGGGAATTGTGGGCTCCTCTACCTCATCTACTATGAGGACTCCCTGCATAGatccatgtattattttttggCAATGCTTTCCCTTACTGACCTTGTCATGTGTTCTAGTACAATCCCTAAAGCTCTCAGCATCTTCTGGTGTCATCTCAAGGAAATTAGATTTGAAGAATGCCTAGTCCAGATGTTCTTCATCCATACCTTCACAGGGATGGAGTCTGGGGTGCTCATGCTTATGGCCCTGGATCGCTACGTGGCCATCTGTTACCCTCTGCGCTACTCAACTATCCTCACCAATCCTGTCATTGCAAAGGTTGGGCTTGCTACTTTCCTGAGAGCGGTGTTCCTCATCATTCCCTTGATTTTCCTCACCAAGAGACTACCCTATTGCAAGGGTAATATCATACACCATACCTATTGTGACCAGCTATCGGTAGCAAAGTTATCCTGTGGAAATATCAAGGCCAATGTTATATATGGTCTGGTGGCTGCCTTCCTGATTGGGGGCTTTGACATCCTGTGCATCACAGTCTCCTACACCATGATCCTCCGGGCAGTGGTGAGCCTCTCCTCAGCAGATGCTCGGCAGAAGGCCTTCAGCACCTGCACTGCCCACATCTGTGCCATCGTTTTCTCCTACAGTCCAgccttcttctgcttcttttttaatCGTTTTGGGAGCCACACAATTCCTCCATCTTGCCACATCATTGTGGCCAATATTTATCTGCTCCTGCCTCCCACTATGAACCCTATTGTCTATGGAGTGAAAACCAAGCAGATACGAGACTGTGTCATAAGGATCTTTTCAGGTTCGAAGAAAATCAAATCCTACAGCACATAG